The genomic segment TAATGTCTTTGTTAATGCCACTTATCGCTCCGTTCTGTGAACATTTATTCAGCGAGATATACAACCTGTTAGCCGATATTGTCAGCGAACTTCCCGGCAAATAGCAGCCCCTACTTTTGATAGTGTTTTTCTGAGGATATTCCTAAAATTAAAGTTGAGAAACATCTACCAGGATATATCTGACGCGGTTTAAATGTTTCTAACCATCTCACAATACTTAATATTTACTTTACTTTAAGAAGATTCCTGGCAAATTATACGTAACTTTACGGGATAGTGAGTTCGCCTGAAAGTCTTTGTCATGCTCACAGGTTTTATTACTTTTTTCCATCCCGTATGGCTGTTTATGAGCTCTCAGGCAGATGGTGAATTATCGTTACGCATTGAGTGAGGGTATGCCATGTCAACGATCATTATGGATTTATGCAGTTACACCCGGCTGGGGTTAACCGGGTATCTGGTCAGCAGAGGGGTAAGAAAGAGAGACATCAACGATGCACACACCGTTGACGAACTCGAAGCCGCTTGTAATCTCCACAAGCCAGGCGTGGTGTTTATTAATGAGGACTGTTTTATTCACGACCCAGCCAACAGTCAGCATATTAAGCAAATCATTAATCAGCATCCTGGAACCTTGTTTATTGTTTTTATGGCGATCGCCAACATCCATTTTGATGAGTATTTGTTGGTGCGTAAAAATTTATTGATCAGTTCTAAGTCGATAAAACCCGAGTCGCTGGATGCCATTTTGGGCGATTATTTGAATAAAGAAGTTAAGAATGTAGGAGCAGTTAACTTGCCCACGCTATCATTAAGCAGAACTGAATCAAGTATGCTGAGAATGTGGATGGCAGGACAAGGAACTATTCAAATTTCAGACCAGATGAATATCAAAGCTAAAACTGTTTCGTCGCATAAAGGAAATATCAAACGG from the unidentified bacterial endosymbiont genome contains:
- the rcsA gene encoding transcriptional regulator RcsA, whose product is MSTIIMDLCSYTRLGLTGYLVSRGVRKRDINDAHTVDELEAACNLHKPGVVFINEDCFIHDPANSQHIKQIINQHPGTLFIVFMAIANIHFDEYLLVRKNLLISSKSIKPESLDAILGDYLNKEVKNVGAVNLPTLSLSRTESSMLRMWMAGQGTIQISDQMNIKAKTVSSHKGNIKRKIKTHNKQVIYHVVRLTDNVTNGIFVNMR